The Cylindrospermum stagnale PCC 7417 genome segment GCAATCTTTGAAATTAACGACCCCCTACCGTTCTTAATGGTACATCACTGGTACATTCCTTTACTATTACTCGATAGTTTGCGCTCCTTAAGAACTTGGGTGAGGATTGATTTTTGCATCGGGAAACTCATACAGTTTGGAGAAGACATAAAATATAAAACCTCTATCTCTGCAACCCCTGAGTGATAATAAGCCTATTTATTGGCTTGCTCACGAACTTTGGAGAATTAATGAATTAAATCCTTAAAAAGGAAGCAAGGGTAGGATCGCATCTGTCTCTTTAACCTCTTCCTATGCACCAGCCACTGATTCCACTATCATGTCAAAATTCTAACTATGAGAAAGCATATTTTTGTAGTGTTCCAAAACTTGGGCACTCTTGTATTACTGGCGCTGGCATTTCCCTTGAACTGCATCGTTGTCTTAACATCGTTGCTGTGGAACTTTCTTAAGCAACCATTCAGTAAGTCAATTGTTGTCAACCCCAATTCTAAAAATATCTTGATTGCTGGCGCTAGAATGACTAAAACTCTTCAGCTAGCGCGTTCATTTCATGCTGCTGGGCATCGGGTTATTATAATTGATATTGAGAAATACTGGTCAAGTGGTAATAAATATTCCAACTCTGTTGCAGGCTTTTATACCGTTCCCGATCCAAGCAAAGACTTAGAAGGCTATATTGAAACCCTACACGCGATCGCCAAAACAGAAAAGATCGACTTTTTTATCCCGGTAGCCATTTTTTCGGTCATTCACTACGATCAAGGCAAGCCACCATTACCAGACTTTTGTGAGTTTTTCCACTTCGATGCCGATGTCACGAATATTCTGGATGATAAGTTTGCCTTTGCCGAAACAGCGCGATCGTTCGGTTTATCTGTCCCCAAATCCTTCAAGATTACCGATCCCGAACAAGTCCTCAACTTCGACTTTTCTCAGGAGAAGCGCAAATACATTCTTAAAAGCATCCCCTACGATCAAGTGCGTCGCTTGAATCTCACCAAGCTACCTTGCGATACCCCAGCAGAAACAGCAGCATTTGTCAAGAGTCTGCCGATCAGTGCGGAGAATCCCTGGATTATGCAAGAATTTATCCCTGGAAAGGAATACTGCACTCACACTACCGCGCGAGATGGAGAGTCAAGAATGTACTGCTGCTGTGAGTCATCCGCCTTTCAAGTCAACTACGAAAACATTGATCAGCTAGAAATTACGCAATGGGCGAGTCATTTTACCAAAGAACTGGGAAAAACCGGGCAACTTTCCTTTGACTTCATCCAGGCAGAAGACGGAACTGTTTACGCGATTGAGTGTAACCCCCGGACTCACTCCGCCATTACTATGTTTTACAATCATCCAGGAGTAGCGGATGCCTATCTTGGTAAACAGCCTCTGGCTGAATCGTTGCAGCCTCTTGCTGATAGTAAGCCAACCTATTGGCTGTACCACGAAGTTTGGCGGCTAAATGAGATTAGATCGTTTAAGCAACTACAAACCTGGGTAAAAAACATCAGGCGGGGGAAAGAAGCAATTTTTGAGGTGAGTGATCCCTTACCCTTCCTGATGGTACATCACTGGCAGATTCCCTTACTCATTCTCGACAATTTACGAAGGCTCAAAGGTTGGATCAGAATAGATTTTAATATGGGCGAGCTTATAGAGTAATACCAACGAATATTTTCCCCTTTCTTTCATTTTCTTACCAAATGGGGAGTATCCCGATTTTAGAGTTGAGTTATAAAATGTATGTTGGAGTACTGATGTTCGTTTACAAGAACTACCCACAGAGAAATTTCAAGAGAATAAAGAAGTAGAATTATTAATAGAGATTGAAGAATTTAGAGCACAATTAGCTGGAGTTGAGAGTTAAACGCTCAACTACTAGCTTGGGTAGCTGGTACTGTTGATACCCAACGCGAATGCTTCATTTGTTGCAGGTGTTTTCTGTTATGTCTGCGACTATACAGGAGTGGTTAATATGCTGTACTCTTGTATTTGATGCTAAGGCTGTCATGCTTCCAAAATACAATATTTTGCGCCTTTACCTACGGTGGGGCGTAGCCCATCGCCATCGACGGTAGGTCTAAACCCATCGCAGCTGCGGAATCTAGGGTCAAATCCTGAGCTGAAGGCAAAAATATTTGGTACAGTTTGAAAGTTGTATTTTTTTTGACACCGTTGGAGCAACTCAATTTTGGATTTTGGCAATAACTCTAATCTAAAATCTGAAATCGGTAGTCAAGGAACAGAAAGATATGATGATTATTTACAGATCACAAGCATGGCAGCATTGATTGGACGAGATTTATTAGGTCTGGCGGATCTTAGTTCCACGGAACTCCAAGAACTCCTGCAATTGGCAACTGAACTCAAATCACAACGGCTGAAGTTGCACTGTAATAAGGTGTTGGGTTTGTTGTTCTCTAAAGCTTCAACTCGGACGCGAGTAAGTTTTACTGTGGCGATGTACCAACTGGGTGGACAGGTAATTGATCTTAACCCAAATGTCACTCAAGTCAGTCGCGGGGAACCGATACAAGATACGGCGCGAGTGCTGGATCGATATTTAGATATTTTAGCAATCCGCACTTTTGCCCAGCAGGATTTGGAAACTTTTGCTAACTACGCCAAAATTCCTGTAATTAATGCTTTGACTGATTTAGAGCATCCCTGTCAGGTTTTAGCTGATTTAATGACGATTCAGGAGAGTTTTGGCACGCTGGCGGGGTTAACCTTGACTTACGTGGGTGATGGGAATAATGTGGCTAATTCTCTGATGCTTGGCTGTGCTTTGGTGGGGATGAATGTAAGAGTTGCCACTCCTGGTGGATATGAACCAGATGCGGGAATTGTGGCACAAGCAAAAGCGATTACACAAAATAAAACCGAAGTACTCCTCACCAATGATCCAGAACTAGCAGCTAAGGGAGCATCGGTACTTTACACTGATGTTTGGGCAAGTATGGGGCAAGAAGCAGAGGCTGACAACCGCTTGCCTATTTTCCAACCTTATCAAATTTCTGAGCAGCTATTAAGCCTTGCTGACCCAGAAGCAATTGTTTTACACTGTTTACCGGCTCATCGTGGCGAAGAAATTACCGAAGAAGTAATTGAAGGTTCTCAATCACGGGTTTGGGATCAGGCAGAAAATCGCCTGCACGCCCAAAAAGCTTTGCTTGCTAGTATCTTAGGAGCAGAGTAAAAGGTCAAAAGTCAAAAATTAAAGGGCAAAAGCAAAGAGAATCGTCTTGATTTTGCCTTTAATCTTTTTAGTTTCATCTTGTTATGGGAAGGAATTTGTAGTACTAATGTTCTAGAGACATTTGTAATTACTTCCTAAGAAATTTATGGAACGGCTAACAGAAGCGCAACAAGAACTATATGAATGGCTGGTAGAATATATCCGCTTAAATCAGCATTCGCCTTCAATTCGCCAAATGATGCTAGGGATGAATTTGCGATCGCCTGCACCAATTCAAAGCCGCTTGGAACATTTACGCACCAAGGGCTACATTGAATGGAATGAAGGTAAGGCGCGAACGATCCGGATTTTGCATCCTATTAAGCAAGGTGTGCCAATTTTGGGCACAATCGCCGCTGGTGGTTTAATTGAACCCTTCACTGATGCTATAGATCATTTAGACTTTTCTAATCTATCTCTACCTGCCCAAAGCTACGCTTTGCGGGTAGCTGGTGATAGCATGATTGAGGATTTAATTGCTGATGGCGATTTGGTCTTTTTGCGTCCGGTACAAGAACCAAATAATCTCAAAAATGGCACGATCGTCGCCGCTAGAGTTGAGGGATACGGTACAACTTTAAAACGTTTCTATCGCCAAGGCGATCGCGTCACCCTTAAACCAGCCAATCCTAAGTACAACCCGATTGAAGTCCCGGCTATGCACGTACAGGTGCAAGGTTCTCTCGTTGGTGTTTGGCGCGATTACAACTAAACAATGGTAATGGGTGATGGGTGATGGGTAATGGGTAATAGAAATCAATTACCTCTTAGACAATCCCCTTCTTCCCAATTAGCAATGCCTAATCCCCTTTTTCCCAATCCCCAATTACCCATTACCAATTACCAATTACCTATTACCTATACTTATGTATCTGACGTCAAAACCAGTGCAGCAACTGCCCACTTTCAAGCTCAAGTTACCATTTGTGGGGGAAAGTCAGGGCAGTTATCGGACTCAGCAACCATTACCAGGATGCCCGATGATGCCTTCATCTCTGCAATTGCGCCAGTATCAGCGACAAGCGATCGCAGGCTGGTTTGCTAATAACGGCAGAGGGACGCTAAAAATGGCTACAGGTAGTGGGAAAACCATCACTGCACTGGCGATTGCTTGTCAACTGTACCAACAGATAGGTTTACAAGTTTTGTTGGTGGTGTGTCCCTATCGCCATCTCGTCACCCAATGGGCGAGAGAGTGTGAAAAATTTAACTTAAAACCGATTTTAGCTTTCGAGAATTTACGCAATTGGCAAAGTCAACTTTCCACCCAAATCTATAATCTGCGTTCTGGTTCTCAAGGCTTTGTGACGGTGATTACCACCAACTCGACTTTAATTGGCGATGGCTTTGGTTCACAACTCAAGTATTTTCCCGCCAAGACTTTAATTATCGGTGATGAAGCCCATAACTTAGGCGCACCAAGGTTAGAGGAAAGTTTACCCCGTCGTGTAGGGTTGCGACTAGCTTTGTCAGCGACACCGGAAAGGTATTTTGATGATGGCGGTACTCAGTCTTTATTTGATTATTTTGGCCCGGTGCTACAACCAGAATTTACCTTGCAGGATGCGATCGCGCAAAATGCTTTGGTACACTATCTTTATTATCCCGTGCTTGTGGAACTCACAGAGGCTGAAAGCATTGCCTATCTTAAGTTAACCAAAAAAATTGGGCGATCGCTACTTTATCGTGAACGAGAAAATGGCAATGGCGGAGATTTTGAAGACAACGAAGATATCAAATCTTTATTGATGCAACGCGCCAGATTAATTGGCGCAGCAGCCAATAAATTAACCGCTTTGCGGGAATTAATGGCAAATCGCCGCGAAACCACGCACACATTATTCTATTGTAGCGATGGTTCACAAGATGCAGGACAACGTTCATCTTTGCGTCAACTCAAAGCCGTTGCTAAAATTTTGGGGGTAGAATTGGGGTACAAAGTCAGCACCTACACCGCTCATACCTCTTTAGCAGAAAGAGAAACTTTGCGCCTGCAATTTGAAAGTGGCGAGTTACAAGGTTTAGTAGCAATTCGCTGTTTAGATGAAGGTGTTGATATTCCGGCAATTCAAACAGCAGTAATCCTATCAAGTTCTGGTAATCCCCGTCAATTTATTCAGCGCCGGGGACGAGTTTTGCGCCCTCACCCTGGTAAAGAACGCGCCACCATCTTTGACATGATTGTTCTACCACCAGACTTAGACAGAGAAACCATCGAAGTAGAACGCAACTTGTTAAAAAAGGAATTGCGGCGCTTTGTCGAGTTTGCTGATTTGGCTGATAACGCCGGGGAAGCGAGGATGAAGTTGCTAGATTTACAAAAGCGCTATGGACTATTGGATCTTTAATCTACGATGTAGATAAATGCCGTTTTCTTATCTGTAATTTATCTACATCTATCGGCGGTTAGAAACATCCAATTTTATATTTTTGTGTAAAATTACTTCGGAAGTTAGAGCAGAACATCAGCGGATATGGAATAATAGGAAATATAGGACGGTATTAATATAATGGGAGTTAAATTGAATTTTCTTAAAAGCACAACTTCTCATTATCAGACTTGACAACAAGCATAACAGAGCGCTCCCAAAAAATCAAGCTTTTTCTCTCAAAAAATTTTAAATTTACCAACTACAATTTGCAAAATCTCATGCTGACTAAAAACAGTTAAAATAGAAAAAACATATATCTAAAAACCGCGATGTCACAAGAGGCAATCATCGATGATGTACAAGAACCAATTACCAGCGCACCGCCAGAAGTAAAACAAATAATTGAGAAGGTATGGAGATTAGAGAAAAGCAGACTAGATCGGAAGATCAAAACCCATATTAATGATGATATTTTAACGATAGTGAAGGAAGCGGTGCAATGAAGCTGACTTCAATTAAACTAGGAAATTTTCGCTCTTTTTATGGCAAAACCCCAGAGATAAATCTGGCAGGTAGCAATGAGCGTAACACAACCATTATTCACGGCAATAATGGAGCCGGAAAAACCAGTCTATTAAATGCCTTTACTTGGGTGTTATATGAAAAATTTAGTGCTGCTTTTGCATCAACAGAACAGCTAGTAAATAAAAGAGCCATCGCCGAATCTCAACCAGGTCAACCTGTAGAATGTTCAGTAGAAGTTGGTTGGGAACATGAAGGAAACCGCTACCGAGCTACACGTTCTTGTCGGGTTTATAAAAATGAAAGTGATATTATTGAAGCTGGTAAAACTCAGTTAAAGATCCAAGTAGCTGGAGATGACGGTAAGTGGTATTTTCCCCTCCAGCAAGCAGATGAAATCATCACCCAAATTTTACCAGCGAGTTTACATCAATATTTTTTCTTTGACGGCGAGAGGATTGAAGAAATAGTCCGTTCTGATCAAAAAGCCGAAATTGCCGAAGCAATCAGGACTTTTTTAGGTGTGGAAGTAATTGAACTTTCGATCAAACACTTGAAAGAAGCCAAGAAAAATTTAGAAGCAGACTTAAAAAACATTGGTGATGCGGAAACTAAACAGTTATTGAGTCAGCAAGAGAAGCTAGAACAGGAAATTGAAAATCTCAGCCTGCGCCAAACGGAAATCAAACAAGACTTAGAACATCAACAGACATTTAAAAAAGAAGTCAGTAACCGATTGCGAGAACTTAGCGCTGTTAAAGAATTGCAAGAAAGACGGCAGAATTTAGAAAATCAGAGAGATGCCAATCGGGAAGAACTGAAGAAAACGCGAGAAACTTTGAAAAAAGTCATCTCTGCACGAGGTTACACAGTTCTGTTATCAGAAACTACAACCCAGTTTCGGGAGATATTCACAGATTTAAAACAGCGCGGTGAATTAACTACAGGAATTTCACGGGAATTTGTGAATGAGTTGCTGAAATCCGAACGTTGTATTTGTGGTGCAGATTTACAAGACGGTAGTCATTCCCATCTGAACGTTAAAACCTTGTTAGATAAAGCAGGTTCTTCAACAGTAGAAGAAACAGCAATTCGCATGAGTGCCCAAGTAGATGAAATTGATAAGCAAGCAATATCATTTTGGGAAGAAGTCGATAGAGAACAAGATAGAATTAAGCAGTTGAGAGAAAACATATCTCAAGTTGAAGCTGAATTAGACGGCATTCAAGAACAAATTCGGAAAAATCCCAATGAAGAAATCAGTAATTTGCAAAAACGCTTAGATGAAATTGAAGCTAAAAATGATGAATTAAATAGAGAACAGGGTGGAAATCAACAAGAAATTGCTCACATAAAAACAAACATTGATAACTTAGTCAAGCAAATCGCCAAGCAAAAACAAAATGAAGACAAGCAATCATTAGCACAGCGACGTATCAATGCTACTCAAGACGCAATTGAACGTTTATCAGAAGTAAAAAATCGTCAAGAAAAACAGTTTCGGGTGCAATTAGAAAAGCGGGTACAGGAAATCTTCTCAGAAATTTCTTTTACTCCCTACCTTCCCAAAATCAGCGAAAAATACGAACTGAGTTTGATTGAGAATACGACGGGTATGGAAGCACCAGTTGCAGCTTCCACCGGAGAAAATCAAATTCTCAGTTTATCATTTATCGCCAGCATCATTGATAAAGTGCGGGAATGGAGTGAGAAACGAAAATTGATTATGGTTCCCGATAGTAGCACTTTTCCCATTGTGATGGATTCGCCTTTTGGTAGTTTAGATGCAAATTCTCGCCGACACATTGCCAGAACAATTCCTAAATTAGCAAATCAGTTAATTGTGTTAGTGACTAAGACGCAATGGCGGGGTGAGGTGGAGGAGGAAATAGCCAAAAAAATTGGTAGGGAATATGTATTGACTTACTATTCTTCTAAGCCTGATTGCGAACAGGATTATATTCAGTTAGGTGGAGAGAGATACCCTTTGGTGCGTCAAAGTCCAAATGGATTTGAATATACTGAAATTATCGAAGTTGAACGGAATAGGTAAACTCACATTTTGCCCGAATTGCTAAAAGCCGTGAACTAAAGTTCCGGCTGAAAGCACAAACCAGTTAAAACTGGTTAAAACTTTTATTTGAGTTAAGTAAGTAGGAGAAAAAATTAACCTAATAAATGTTGAAATTAGCTTGTAGTAAGGGCTTCAGCCCTACTTTGCAAAGAGAAAGCGGGCATAGCTGCGCTTACTGCGTAGCTTCGACTACAGGAGATAGAGAGGGCTAAAGCCCTCACTACAAACCTTTAATTATTTACGTTTCTCTACTTCTAGAGTGTCTGGTAAATTACTTTATATTCATTCTCGAAAAATACCACCCCACTAAAGCTAGTTAAGTTAGGTAAGGTTCGTATTTATAAACCACAGATGAAGACAAATAAACTTGTATTTCAGAAGATTAGGATGCGCTATATCAGAAATAGTTCGGTTATAATCGCTTTATTTATAATTTCGTTACCCCCCCGCGCTTTAGCTTTTTCTGACACCCAAAGCTATTGGGGAAAAAGTTGTGTTCAACAATTAGGCGAAAAAAGGCTACTGACAGGTTATCCTGATGGAAGTTTTCGTCCTAATACAACAGTTACCCGCGCCGAAGCAGCGGTTTTAATGTTGAATGCGTTTCCTGATGCGCCTGTAAAACGGAATGCTGTAACATTTAAAGATGTACCTGCCAATTATTGGGCGTATAAAGCAATTACTACTGCTTATCAAAAAGGTTTTTTCTCCGGTTATCCAGGAAATATTTTTCAACCTAACCAAGCAATTCCTAGGGCGCAAATTATCGGCGTTGTCGCTGGAGGCAAAAATTATGATTCTGTTTCTAACTCAGGGCAGACATTGCAACAGTATTTTGAGGATGCTAAACAAGTTCCTCGCTATGCCCAAAATTCTCTCGCTGCGGCAACAATTAATAATATCGTTGTTAATTATCCCAACGTCAAACAGCTAAAACCAAACCAAAGCGCGACTAGAGGCGAAGTTGCTGCTTTGATATGTCGGGCGTTAAATATCTACACAATTCCGCCAGAATATATTGCCGGTGTAGATGTATCTCCTCAAGAAGTACGCGCTTTACCTGGAAAACTTGATATTGTCCCCACTTTTAATAGCAATAGTCCTGAACTTGTAGACACTGAGGGTATTTTACTTTCAACTTTTCCCCCAGATGGTAAACAGGTAAAAGAAGCACATTTAAATTATCCTTTTCAAGGCAGATTTGATGTATTTTCTCATCATATTGTCAGGGCGGAAACAGCAGATAAAAACCGCACTGTTTACCAAGGAATAATTGTCTATAATCCAGGGAATGAACCAGTAACATTGCAAGTATTGCAAGCTGCAAGTTACCTTTCTAGAGAAGCGCCGTTTATTGCTTTGCCGGATATGGTGGATAATTCCCAAAGTACGGTTTATGCTGGCCCTGGTAGTCGGACGATGAATGATGTGCTGCGGGGAAATAGGCAGGATATTTTCCCGGAAAAGCTGGTGATTGAACCGGGAGAAAGCCAAATCTTAGCTAATTTAGCTATTCCTGTGCAAGCGCCTTCTTCCAATGGTCGCACGGTGATGATGCGTTTGAGTAGCGATCGCACAATTTTTATGGCAAACTTAGCTAAGAATAGCGATCGCCCCCCAACTCTCAATGAATGGCTACAGCTACTGAATACAGGCAGTTTAGCAGGAAAGCGCGACCCCATCCCCACACCCCTGGAACCACCAAAAGAACCAACGGTATTTAGTCGCGTTGCTGGTGTTTCTCAAGGGACAAAATGGAATGCACAAATTACAGATAATGTCAATACAGCTAATTTAACTCTCCCCCAGCCAGGAAAAGCATTTTCTTATCCTTTGGGAACGGTGCATTTAATTACACTCAGCACCGGACAAATCCAAAGTGCAACCATGCTGAAACGCTATCCTGACACAGCCTACTTTGCCCACAGTAACTACGGTGTAGAATATAATCTCACTTTGCCCCTACATAATGCCAGCAGTCAAACCCGGACTGTGACTGTATCAATGCAAACTCCGGTTAAGGATGAAGGTGGTACAGATAGATTGCTGTTTTTAAAGCCACAGGTGGAACAGATATTTTTTCGGGGAACTGTGCGGGTGCGTTATACCGATGATAATGGAGGGGAAAAAACCCGCTATCTGCATTTGGTACAGCGACGAGGACAACCGGGAGAACCGTTGGTGAAGTTGAAGTTAGCGGGGGGAGAAAAGCGACAAGTACAAGTTGATTTTTTGTATCCTCCTGATTCTACTCCACCGCAGGTTTTGACTGTGAAAACTGAGAGTTAAATCAGCCCAGAGTGCGATCGCTATATAATACCGCTATATAATTAACAGTTTTCATATCAATGGAAATCCCATCAGTTCCCAACACAGGCCGCATGGTTGATTATTTCCTTGGCGGTTCCCATCACTTTCCTATTGATGTGGAAGCAGCCAAAGTTTTTACCCAAGCTTATCCTGACAGTGCCACATTTTTCCGCACATTAAGAGATTACAATGGGCGTGTATGCCGTTATATTGAATCTCAGGGAATAAATCAGTTTGTTGTTTTTGCTGGGGGAGTGCCAACTTGTGGAAATGTCCATGAATCTGTGCCGCAAGCAAAGGTGTTATATACTGATATTGACCCAGATAATATTGAATTTGGTAGGGAAATTTTAGCCGGGAACTCTAATGCTGACTACACGTTTTGTGATGCTACAAATCTAGATAGTCTTGATGAGTCTGTGGTTTCCCAGGTTTTAGGCAAAATTCAGCGTTTGGGTATAGTTTTTATTGGTATTTCCGCTTTTATTCCTGATGAAGTTTTGGCGAATATGCTTGATAAACTTTATGACTGGGCACCGGCGGGAAGTTTTTTGGCAATAGATTTTGATGGTGAGGCGGCGGTGCAGTTTCCGCAACTACTAAAATTACTTGACTCGATGGGTGCGTCTCTATATATGCGGAACCCCACAACTTTTAAACCGCTGTTAGGACGCTGGCAATTAACTCAACACGGTATTTTGCCAGATGCTGTATGGAAGGCGGAACTCTCAGTTAATCCAATTGATTCTAGTGAACCTGTTTTTAGTTACGGCTGTGTTGTTTATAAGTGATAGAAATTAGCGATCGCATTTTGGCTGGTTGGTAGATTGCGCTTGAATGTGCGATCGCATTTGCTGGTTGGTATAAAAAAATTGCCCTTGAATGTGCGCTTGAATGTGCGATCGCTTTTCGTTTTCGGTTAAGATAACAACAACGTAGATATTAACATCATGGCAGAAACCGGCAGAATCAGGGTTGCTAAAGATAAAGCTTACTTAGTGAAGGATTTAACAGCTTCGAGTGGTGGAACTGGGCTTTTCCAAACCTTCGCTGATGTGATTGTGTTTGCAGCTGCTTTAGGTGCAAAGCATAAAAAGCGGGAACCTTTGGGAGAAATTTCTAAAAGGGAACCGGCTCCGATCAGGTTAGAGGTTTTTGCCACAATGGGACATGATGTGGTGATTAAATTATTGGGAATTAATGAAACTAAGGATATTAAAATATTTTCTCTTAATGAAGAAGAATATGACATTGAGCGCAACCATATTTTTGAAGAGTACGCTAATGGTGGACTGGAAATATTACAAACTGAGTTGCGTGGAGCAGTAGATTATTCAGAGCGAATTCTATTATTTCTCAGTTATGAAAAAACTAATACAGAGCAGCAAGATGAGGAATTTGATCTAACCAAATTCCTATCTTAACCTTTTATTGAAGCAAACAGTCAATAATTTATGGCCATCCCAGCTTAACTTTTACTATCTTTACTGCATCATTTATAGCACCTGTACCAGAATATATTTTATAAAGCTTACCTGGATTTTTGGGTTTAGGTTCTATTCTAACTATGCTATCTCTCCAAACTTCGTTTTCTCTTGACCAATCTAAACTAGCTAGTTGTGAAACTTTTTCTTGATCAAAAGAATTATCATGACGATTATAAGCACAATATAGCAGCTTTCCCAAAACTTCTAAACCAACACTTACACCCAATAGACAATCTTCTTTAAATGAGGCAATATCAGCTTCTGTTAATTCATCGAAGTGTATCGCAGCTATATACTCCGTGTTACTGCATTCTGAAAAAAACTGATTTAGACAATTAACCAAAGCATCAGAACTGCTTTTTACATCTAATTCTTTAAGCTGATTTAGCGCATCGTTACTAAAAACACTACTTACAAATTTAGCAATGTAATTCATTGTGTAAATTAGCTTATTTTTAGTTGAAGGATTTGCTTTAATTTTCTCAGTCTTATCTTTAAACAGTGATACTCGTTTTACTAACTCTTTACTAATACCCACTCGTCCGGAAAATTCCCCAAATGACAGCAATAAAGATTTATCAAGTGGTCTAGTTTGTGCCATATCTCTAAAATCAGCTTGACACTGTTGAAAATCTCCTTCCAAAACCAAAGTTATTGGAAAATCATCATCGCTAATTAAGTCACTATCAGCACTTTCTATTAATTCATGAATTGCCCGTTTACGATGCTGCCCATCAGTAATATCTAACTTAACATCACGACGAATGATAACTAAGCCGACATTTCTGCCAAATTCTAGAAAAGTGATCTCTTGCGAGGGCACATTTGCTGTTAGCGTCCCCACAATCCAAGGTTTTCCTTTTTTGGCACGTTCAATAATATATTGTTTTATTCCCTCTGCATGATCTGTAATCACTGGGCGATTTTTACCAGAATCAGGATCATTACCAATTGATGGTTTGGCTTGTAAAAGACCTGAAAAATCTCTTGCAGGGACATTAATTTGCAGCATAGTCCGGTTTCCCTGCGTCAACTTCAGTCCTGGATAACAACGCTCACGGTGATACTTGGAAAAAAAAGGCTCCATAAATGCGCTAAATTTAGCTTGCATTTCAGGAGTAATGTCATTGTTATTTTCTTCGCTTGGTTGACTCATATAAATACTGTTGCACTTAACTAGGTTAAGAACTATGGTAAATAAGGCTGTGTTAAATCACATCAGTAAAAACCACAGGACAATATTACTCGCTAACTTGACTAATTAAGTATAGATGGAAGTCCTACTTCCTTCGGTTCAACAAACTTTCCATCAAAACCAATAGTTTTATCTTCTATCGTCCTAGCATCAGCCAAATTCTTACGCAGTTTAGCAAGTTCCATCTGATCATTAATTCCACCCAAAATATAAATCAGTAACTTCGTTGCTAAATCCCTTCCAGCAACCTGCACCCGCTTCTTATTTGGGTCATACAAAACACCATACCAAAGAGATTGGGGATACTCCATCCCACTAAATCCTCCTTGCTGGTCAAACTTCCGCAACTTCTTAAAAATAGCTGCTAGAGAAAACCCTTTTTTA includes the following:
- a CDS encoding DUF3370 family protein — its product is MRYIRNSSVIIALFIISLPPRALAFSDTQSYWGKSCVQQLGEKRLLTGYPDGSFRPNTTVTRAEAAVLMLNAFPDAPVKRNAVTFKDVPANYWAYKAITTAYQKGFFSGYPGNIFQPNQAIPRAQIIGVVAGGKNYDSVSNSGQTLQQYFEDAKQVPRYAQNSLAAATINNIVVNYPNVKQLKPNQSATRGEVAALICRALNIYTIPPEYIAGVDVSPQEVRALPGKLDIVPTFNSNSPELVDTEGILLSTFPPDGKQVKEAHLNYPFQGRFDVFSHHIVRAETADKNRTVYQGIIVYNPGNEPVTLQVLQAASYLSREAPFIALPDMVDNSQSTVYAGPGSRTMNDVLRGNRQDIFPEKLVIEPGESQILANLAIPVQAPSSNGRTVMMRLSSDRTIFMANLAKNSDRPPTLNEWLQLLNTGSLAGKRDPIPTPLEPPKEPTVFSRVAGVSQGTKWNAQITDNVNTANLTLPQPGKAFSYPLGTVHLITLSTGQIQSATMLKRYPDTAYFAHSNYGVEYNLTLPLHNASSQTRTVTVSMQTPVKDEGGTDRLLFLKPQVEQIFFRGTVRVRYTDDNGGEKTRYLHLVQRRGQPGEPLVKLKLAGGEKRQVQVDFLYPPDSTPPQVLTVKTES
- a CDS encoding SAM-dependent methyltransferase; translation: MEIPSVPNTGRMVDYFLGGSHHFPIDVEAAKVFTQAYPDSATFFRTLRDYNGRVCRYIESQGINQFVVFAGGVPTCGNVHESVPQAKVLYTDIDPDNIEFGREILAGNSNADYTFCDATNLDSLDESVVSQVLGKIQRLGIVFIGISAFIPDEVLANMLDKLYDWAPAGSFLAIDFDGEAAVQFPQLLKLLDSMGASLYMRNPTTFKPLLGRWQLTQHGILPDAVWKAELSVNPIDSSEPVFSYGCVVYK
- a CDS encoding DNA phosphorothioation-associated protein 4 — protein: MAETGRIRVAKDKAYLVKDLTASSGGTGLFQTFADVIVFAAALGAKHKKREPLGEISKREPAPIRLEVFATMGHDVVIKLLGINETKDIKIFSLNEEEYDIERNHIFEEYANGGLEILQTELRGAVDYSERILLFLSYEKTNTEQQDEEFDLTKFLS
- a CDS encoding DNA sulfur modification protein DndB, with product MSQPSEENNNDITPEMQAKFSAFMEPFFSKYHRERCYPGLKLTQGNRTMLQINVPARDFSGLLQAKPSIGNDPDSGKNRPVITDHAEGIKQYIIERAKKGKPWIVGTLTANVPSQEITFLEFGRNVGLVIIRRDVKLDITDGQHRKRAIHELIESADSDLISDDDFPITLVLEGDFQQCQADFRDMAQTRPLDKSLLLSFGEFSGRVGISKELVKRVSLFKDKTEKIKANPSTKNKLIYTMNYIAKFVSSVFSNDALNQLKELDVKSSSDALVNCLNQFFSECSNTEYIAAIHFDELTEADIASFKEDCLLGVSVGLEVLGKLLYCAYNRHDNSFDQEKVSQLASLDWSRENEVWRDSIVRIEPKPKNPGKLYKIYSGTGAINDAVKIVKVKLGWP